One window of Mangifera indica cultivar Alphonso unplaced genomic scaffold, CATAS_Mindica_2.1 Un_0019, whole genome shotgun sequence genomic DNA carries:
- the LOC123205924 gene encoding F-box protein At5g07610-like, with amino-acid sequence MAALSSYSHYQSSLSAEIIANNEDLLTEILVCLPVKSLLSFKSVSKNWLSIITSPNFSLRLNRLPKPISGLLMPRNNSQEYNFINLGSNPSPAPFKSLTFGNIPSRIHVKQSCNGLLLCSSLQENARRPDYFVYNPATNKYTMLPPIANDNGALYRDVVLAFDPSKSPYYKVVCVRDCFNSESSIQIEVFSSQTRTWRVCNSSFNYPNRPFFMEGVFWNNAIYWCKSWSPSIYFDLDKEEVREIPMPPNVSELGEKWSWYLGASRGHLHLIEIYSPFNTIFNIYEMEKRENFCRWVVKYQVDLSQIVTSYPEMIKNLQTDLDYYLFSTLCVVREENDEDSYLVVHLPGKIIRYNFKDKSFKKIHDFASSDRSKNGNEQVTDLDFVGTSAFQYQESLASV; translated from the coding sequence ATGGCGGCCTTATCTTCGTATTCCCATTACCAGTCTTCACTGTCTGCAGAAATCATTGCAAACAATGAAGATCTCTTAACTGAAATACTCGTTTGCCTCCCTGTCAAATCTTTGCTCAGTTTCAAATCCGTTTCCAAAAACTGGCTGTCCATCATCACCAGTCCCAACTTCTCCCTCCGTCTCAACCGTCTCCCCAAACCCATCAGTGGCCTCCTTATGCCCCGCAACAACAGTCAAGAATATAACTTCATCAATCTTGGCTCCAATCCTTCTCCTGCCCCGTTTAAATCTCTCACTTTCGGAAATATCCCATCTCGGATTCACGTCAAACAATCCTGCAATGGCCTGTTATTGTGCAGTTCTTTGCAAGAAAATGCTCGCCGCCCCGACTATTTTGTGTACAACCCAGCCACAAACAAATACACTATGCTTCCTCCTATTGCTAATGACAACGGGGCACTGTATCGTGATGTTGTCTTAGCATTTGATCCTTCAAAATCACCTTACTACAAAGTGGTTTGCGTGAGAGATTGTTTTAATTCTGAAAGTTCAATTCAGATAGAGGTTTTCTCATCCCAAACCAGGACCTGGAGAGTATGCAATTCCTCTTTCAATTATCCAAATAGGCCATTTTTCATGGAGGGTGTTTTCTGGAACAATGCCATCTACTGGTGCAAATCTTGGAGCCCATCTATATATTTTGACTTGGATAAAGAGGAAGTCCGAGAAATACCAATGCCTCCAAATGTTAGTGAATTGGGTGAGAAGTGGAGTTGGTATTTAGGAGCATCTCGAGGCCATTTGCATCTTATTGAAATTTACAGCCCTTTCAACACTATATTTAACATCTACGAAatggagaaaagagaaaatttctgCAGGTGGGTTGTGAAGTATCAGGTTGATCTTAGTCAAATTGTAACATCTTATCCTGAGATGATCAAGAACTTGCAGACGGACTTGGATTACTATCTATTCTCGACATTATGTGTTGTAAGGGAAGAAAACGATGAGGATTCATATTTGGTGGTGCATTTACCTGGAAAGATAATACGTTACAATTTCAAGGACAAGAGTTTCAAGAAGATCCATGATTTTGCTTCAAGTGATAGAAGTAAAAATGGAAATGAACAAGTGACCGATTTAGATTTTGTGGGTACTTCTGCGTTTCAGTACCAAGAAAGTCTTGCCTCCGTTTGA